One stretch of Chaetodon auriga isolate fChaAug3 chromosome 18, fChaAug3.hap1, whole genome shotgun sequence DNA includes these proteins:
- the LOC143336374 gene encoding tyrosine-protein phosphatase non-receptor type 14-like translates to MPFRLKLRRTRRYNVLSKNYFVTRIRLLDSNVIECTLSVESTGQECLEAVAQRLELRETHYFGLWFQGKTQAPAQRWVELEKPLKKQLDKFGNEPLLFFGVMFYVPNVSRLEQEATRYQYYLQVKKEVLDGRLHCSVEQGIRLAGLAVQADFGDFTKFMSQDFLREYVLFPVNWHNGEEVLEDWTQKVAEEHKSHCRMQTAEAELLYIKEVEKLDGFGQESFPAKDNYTNDIFIGVSFIGVFVKHRNGRSIMLHKWKDIGTIAHNKSAITVEITSRDDTIIFHMEDMEMAKYIARLFTARHKFYKQNKICAEPTHSPAPIRRRPTWTHRISLPRPQSCNFQSMHSQYGEHYQDTQSSQDSIFHDDPYCKSESSLDRCPVDFPYRNGTVPNGSMYSSPSLSSLNHSQTFVPPSPMSSNLSIPGSELMRPDYIPSHRHSAIIAPSYRPTPEYDAVMRQKRRMLPAHHDLHSQSLRSLNISNACAYRQPEALVYSQPEMRERGPYHGLGPSPGQYTPQISYSKPVSHGPHQGGPASSQGPCHSPCVNGGGGSGGVGGVGSSISHTVSTPELANTKQQGNNAGSYAATANMLRNHMSRPPPPYPSSSFRPATSTPDLASHRHRCIGGSSPELVTRMVQLSVKTFQPDSSAVVHQSLQEVSEPLTAAAKHRSTLGKRHSMEVISSMRGGGGGGMEGMVMKGMNAPLHRRNTLREHVMPPQPQSIPQPQPQPQTPQPQPQPQPQPPPQQPQELPMQMPAQKAPEASVAPPGPVAYQHQKTLSNATMLIHSSESEEEEEEEEERPELDVQIPGLNEDISISAQLQAALAKLPNKPPPEYPGPPRPPSNAQIRTHTHNHNHTHHHNHNQGPQSNQGPVDPHQAQGRELKPGQCPNGPGGGAGGGGTLTRGDQGGVNGAVLGPSISEPDLTSVKERVRKEPVKERPVSEMFSLEDSIVEREIAQRTLERQKMSVDSMKRPLMMAALNGLYVARMPVPESPAEDGAKAATDERCKTLELKLEEERVFTEYEQVPKKRADCVLTTATLPENTERNRFRDVVPYEENRVELVPNKENNTGYINASHIKVMIRGVEWHYIATQGPLANTCADFWQMVWEQGVNVIAMVTAEEEGGRSKSHRYWPKLGSKHNSATHGKFKVTTKFRTDSGCYATTGLKVKHLLSGQERTVWHLQYTDWPEQGCPEYVPGFLAYLEEIQSVRRHTNSMLDTSKSLNPPVVVHCSAGVGRTGVVILTELMISCLEHNEPVEVPTMLSGLRQQRMLMVQTISQYKFVYQVLIQFLKNSRLI, encoded by the exons ATGCCCTTCCGGCTGAAGCTGCGGCGCACGCGGCGCTACAACGTCCTGAGCAAGAACTACTTTGTGACACGGATTCGCCTGCTGGACAGCAATGTGATTGAATGCACTCTGTCAGTGGAGAGTACGGGACAGGAATGTCTGGAGGCGGTGGCCCAAAGGCTGGAACTACGGGAG ACCCATTACTTCGGGCTGTGGTTCCAAGGAAAGACCCAGGCCCCGGCCCAACGCTGGGTGGAGCTGGAGAAACCCCTCAAGAAGCAGCTGGACAAGTTTGGCAATGAGCCACTGCTCTTCTTCGGAGTCATGTTCTACGTGCCCAATGTTTCCCGGCTGGAGCAAGAAGCTACCAG GTATCAGTATTACCTGCAGGTGAAGAAGGAGGTGTTGGACGGACGTCTCCACTGCTCAGTGGAGCAGGGGATCAGACTAGCGGGCTTAGCAGTACAAg ctgacttTGGAGACTTCACTAAGTTCATGTCTCAGGACTTCCTCAGGGAGTACGTGCTCTTCCCAGTG aaCTGGCATAATGGAGAAGAGGTTCTGGAGGACTGGACCCAGAAAGTTGCTGAGGAACACAAGAGTCACTG TCGAATGCAGACCGcagaagcagagctgctgtacaTCAAGGAGGTGGAGAAGCTGGACGGCTTTGGCCAGGAGAGCTTTCCTGCTAAG GACAACTACACCAATGATATTTTCATCGGTGTGTCCTTCATTGGGGTGTttgtcaaacacagaaatggcAGGTCCATCATGCTCCACAA GTGGAAGGACATCGGCACCATAGCGCACAACAAGTCAGCCATCACAGTGGAGATAACGAGCCGAGACGACACCATCATTTTTCACATG GAGGACATGGAAATGGCCAAGTACATCGCTCGTCTTTTCACGGCCAGACACAAATTCTACAAACAGAACAAGATCTGTGCAGA ACCCACTCATTCACCTGCACCAATCAGGAGGAGACCCACCTGGACCCACCGCATATCTCTG CCGCGGCCCCAGTCCTGTAACTTCCAGTCAATGCATTCCCAGTATGGAGAGCATTATCAGGACACACAGAGCTCtcaag ACAGTATCTTTCATGATGACCCCTATTGCAAGTCAGAGTCCAGTCTGGACCGCTGCCCGGTGGACTTTCCCTACCGAAATGGTACCGTGCCCAAtggaagcatgtacagcagccCCAGCCTGAGCTCCCTCAATCATTCCCAGACTTTCGTCCCGCCCTCGCCCATGTCCtccaacctcagcatccctggCAGTGAGCTCATGCGCCCTGACTACATCCCCAGCCACCGCCACAGCGCCATCATCGCTCCGTCCTACCGGCCCACGCCTGAGTATGATGCCGTCATGCGGCAGAAGCGGCGCATGCTCCCCGCTCACCATGACCTCCACAGCCAGTCGCTGCGCAGTCTGAACATCAGTAATGCGTGTGCTTACCGCCAGCCTGAGGCCCTGGTGTATAGCCAGCcagagatgagggagagaggccCTTATCATGGCCTGGGGCCCAGCCCGGGACAGTACACACCACAG ATCAGCTACAGTAAGCCCGTGTCCCACGGCCCTCATCAGGGAGGACCAGCCAGCAGCCAGGGCCCCTGTCATTCACCTTGCGTTAATGGAGGTGGAGGCAGTGGCGGGGTTGGAGGTGTAGGAAGCTCCATCTCTCACACTGTCAGCACACCTGAGCTGGCGAATACTAAACAACAGGGGAACAATGCAGGAAGCTATGCAGCGACAGCTAACATGCTGAGAAACCACATGTCGCGTCCTCCTCCACCTTACCCTTCCAGCTCCTTCCGCCCGGCCACCAGCACCCCAGACCTGGCCAGCCACCGTCACCGCTGCATTGGGGGCAGCAGTCCAGAGCTGGTTACCCGCATGGTGCAGCTGTCGGTCAAGACCTTCCAGCCGGACAGCTCGGCTGTGGTGCACCAGTCCTTGCAGGAGGTTAGTGAACCATTAACAGCAGCTGCTAAGCACCGCTCCACCCTGGGCAAGAGACACAGCATGGAGGTGATCAGCAGCatgaggggaggtggaggaggagggatggagggcaTGGTGATGAAGGGCATGAATGCTCCCCTTCATCGGAGGAATACTCTCAGAGAACATGTGATGCCCCCTCAACCTCAGTCCATTCCTCAACCCCAGCCCCAGCCCCAAACCCCTCAGCCACAACCCCAGCCGCAGCCTCAACCTCCACCCCAGCAGCCACAGGAGTTGCCCATGCAGATGCCTGCACAGAAAGCCCCCGAGGCCTCTGTGGCGCCACCAGGGCCAGTGGCCTACCAGCATCAAAAGACTCTCTCCAATGCTACCATGCTCATACACAGTAgtgagagtgaagaagaggaggaagaagaagaggagaggccTGAGCTGGATGTTCAAATCCCAGGTCTCAATGAGGACATCAGTATCAGTGCCCAGCTCCAGGCTGCTCTGGCCAAGCTGCCCAACAAACCCCCTCCAGAGTACCCTGGTCCTCCAAGACCTCCCAGCAATGCTCAAATCCGCACCCACACCCACAATCACAACCACACTCACCACCACAACCATAATCAAGGACCCCAGAGCAACCAGGGACCCGTGGACCCGCACCAAGCCCAGGGCCGAGAGCTCAAACCTGGGCAGTGCCCCAATGGGCCTGGAGGTGGTGCGGGTGGTGGTGGGACACTGACCAGAGGGGACCAGGGTGGAGTGAATGGAGCAGTTTTAGGCCCATCCATTTCAGAACCGGACCTGACCAGCGTgaaggagagggtgaggaaggagcCGGTCAAAGAGAGGCCGGTGTCCGAGATGTTCTCCTTAGAAGACAGCATAGTGGAGAGGGAAATCGCTCAGAGG ACGCtggaaaggcagaaaatgtcCGTGGACTCCATGAAGAGGCCGCTGATGATGGCCGCCCTCAACGGCCTCTACGTGGCCCGCATGCCTGTCCCAGAAAGTCCCGCGGAAGACGGCGCCAAGGCTGCCACCGACGAACGG TGCAAGACGTTGGAGTTGAAGCTGGAAGAGGAGCGGGTCTTCACCGAGTATGAGCAGGTTCCCAAGAAAAGAGCCGACTGTGTTCTCACCACAGCGACTCTGCCCGAAAACACAGAGCGCAACCGCTTCCGCGACGTCGTTCCGTACGAAGAGAATCGGGTCGAGCTTGTGCCGAACAAGGAGAACAACACGGGCTACATCAACGCCTCACATATCAAG gTGATGATCAGAGGGGTGGAGTGGCACTACATTGCCACCCAGGGCCCGCTAGCCAACACCTGTGCCGACTTCTGGCAGATGGTGTGGGAGCAGGGGGTCAACGTCATTGCCATGGTTACAGCTgaagag GAGGGCGGCAGGTCCAAGAGTCACCGCTACTGGCCCAAACTGGGCTCCAAACACAACTCAGCCACGCACGGCAAGTTCAAGGTGACCACCAAATTCCGCACAGACTCAGGCTGCTACGCCACCACGGGGTTAAAGGTCAAACACCTGCTGTCTGGCCAGGAGAGGACGGTCTGGCACCTGCAGTACACTGACTGGCCTGAGCAGGGCTGTCCCGAATATGTCCCGGGATTCCTCG CCTACCTGGAGGAGATCCAGTCTGTGAGGAGACACACTAACTCCATGCTGGACACCTCAAAGAGCCTCAATCCCCCGGTGGTGGTGCACTGTAGCGCCGGGGTGGGTCGCACTGGAGTGGTCATCCTCACTGAGCTCATGATCAGCTGCCTGGAGCACAATGAG CCAGTGGAGGTTCCCACCATGCTGTCAGggctgaggcagcagaggatgCTGATGGTGCAGACCATCTCCCAGTACAAGTTCGTCTACCAAGTCCTCATCCAGTTCCTCAAGAACTCCCGCCTCATCTGA